Proteins encoded in a region of the Sphingomonas jaspsi DSM 18422 genome:
- a CDS encoding cell division protein ZapA — MAEVELTIAGRPYRVACRNGEEENLMKAGVLVDQKSREALAGLGTLSESRQLLFAALLLADQLVDGKEVELPTGPDPELVEKAERLAERLESLADTLEQAERDA, encoded by the coding sequence ATGGCCGAGGTCGAACTCACCATCGCCGGTCGCCCCTACCGCGTCGCCTGCCGCAACGGCGAAGAAGAAAATCTGATGAAGGCGGGCGTGCTTGTCGACCAGAAAAGCCGCGAGGCGCTGGCCGGTCTTGGCACGCTGAGCGAATCGCGGCAGCTGCTGTTCGCAGCGCTGCTGCTTGCCGACCAGCTGGTCGACGGTAAGGAGGTCGAGCTGCCGACCGGACCTGATCCCGAACTGGTCGAAAAGGCCGAGCGGTTGGCGGAACGGTTGGAATCGCTGGCCGATACCCTTGAGCAAGCCGAGCGGGACGCCTAA
- a CDS encoding cell wall hydrolase, producing the protein MSLALKPSRPLSAFSREIAISAMLGVAAMTALAGVSGATPRLPGFIAGEEQVAQAEVPPAPPPMIVRDVAPDEAVKLNAAIPVANVDLSPAAPFTLGVASDETRARAIECLTSAIYYEAAQESEAGQRGVAQVILNRVRHPAFPNSVCGVVYEGSTRSTGCQFTFTCDGSMSRAPVPALWNRARRVAEQALAGSVYAPVGNATHYHANYVLPYWASSLVKTHVEGAHIFYRWAGSWGQPAAFTDRWSGREASPALLRQAALSAPHNVRPIVAPNSGAAELAQAGATVTKEGGRVRVRFTPEARAAVEKVAVAAKPYVEEVSASDNLRYALGDSNASTSSEPAFGSK; encoded by the coding sequence ATGAGCCTCGCCTTGAAGCCCTCGCGGCCGCTGAGCGCCTTTTCGCGCGAGATCGCCATTTCGGCGATGCTCGGCGTGGCGGCGATGACCGCGCTTGCTGGCGTCAGCGGCGCGACCCCGCGGCTTCCCGGCTTCATCGCCGGGGAAGAACAGGTCGCGCAGGCCGAAGTCCCCCCGGCGCCGCCGCCGATGATCGTGCGCGACGTCGCGCCGGACGAAGCGGTCAAGCTCAACGCCGCGATTCCCGTGGCCAACGTCGATTTGTCGCCCGCCGCGCCGTTCACGCTCGGCGTCGCCAGTGACGAGACCCGGGCCCGCGCGATCGAATGCCTGACCAGCGCCATCTATTATGAAGCCGCGCAGGAAAGCGAGGCCGGGCAGCGCGGCGTCGCGCAGGTGATCCTGAACCGCGTTCGCCATCCAGCCTTCCCCAACAGCGTTTGCGGCGTGGTTTATGAAGGCTCGACCCGATCGACGGGGTGCCAGTTCACCTTCACCTGCGACGGATCGATGAGCCGCGCGCCTGTCCCGGCATTGTGGAACCGCGCCCGGCGCGTTGCCGAGCAGGCACTGGCCGGTTCGGTCTACGCCCCCGTCGGCAACGCCACCCATTATCACGCCAACTATGTCTTGCCCTACTGGGCCTCCAGCTTGGTCAAGACGCACGTCGAAGGCGCGCACATCTTCTATCGCTGGGCCGGAAGCTGGGGACAGCCGGCAGCTTTCACGGACCGCTGGAGCGGGCGTGAGGCAAGCCCTGCCCTGCTGCGCCAGGCAGCCCTCAGCGCACCGCACAACGTCCGGCCGATCGTGGCGCCCAACAGCGGCGCTGCCGAGCTGGCGCAAGCCGGCGCTACCGTCACGAAGGAAGGCGGCCGCGTCCGCGTTCGCTTCACGCCCGAGGCGCGCGCTGCGGTCGAAAAGGTCGCCGTAGCGGCCAAGCCCTATGTCGAGGAAGTCAGCGCGTCGGACAATCTGCGTTACGCGCTTGGCGACAGCAACGCGTCGACATCGTCCGAACCGGCATTCGGCAGCAAATAA
- a CDS encoding AI-2E family transporter, which translates to MTVPVDHNRDSSADNPLEIKRIRLLASLTLLGGIGLVIAMPFALREGAEFFLPVTAAMVIAIALVPLLEWFERRGLPSRLAALLCVIIFLGIVAFAIAAIVIPAIDWVALVPQRINRVTDALAPVLDLYSSLQKFIDRIVNHIVQDIDKSRTVRVETPNSLAGIITTSAPHAAIQLFFSLLVIYFFLSGWTGMRKRTITSRGSFEGALTTARVIQQVVDSTSTYIGTISLINVALGALTAVTVWVLGMDSPLMWGGIVAVLNFIPYLGPIASALLLGIGGLMTFADPWAAVLPPAIFIGLHVVEANAITPFIVGKRLTINPLLILVSLSFWAWVWGTTGALLAVPLLIIIKQIFSAAGTPDIAGFLFEDGTLTHVGEDEEKDD; encoded by the coding sequence ATGACCGTGCCCGTCGATCACAATCGCGATTCGTCCGCCGACAACCCGCTGGAGATCAAGCGGATACGCCTGCTTGCGTCGCTGACATTGCTCGGCGGCATCGGGCTGGTCATCGCCATGCCGTTTGCGCTGCGCGAAGGCGCCGAATTCTTCCTTCCCGTGACGGCGGCGATGGTGATCGCCATCGCGCTCGTCCCTCTGCTTGAATGGTTCGAGCGGCGCGGCTTGCCGTCGCGACTGGCGGCGCTGCTGTGCGTCATCATCTTCCTCGGCATCGTGGCCTTCGCCATCGCGGCGATCGTCATCCCGGCCATCGACTGGGTCGCGCTAGTCCCGCAGCGTATCAACCGCGTCACCGATGCGCTGGCCCCGGTGCTCGACCTCTATTCCAGCCTTCAGAAGTTCATCGACCGGATCGTCAATCACATCGTCCAAGACATCGACAAGAGCCGGACGGTCAGGGTCGAGACGCCCAATTCGCTGGCCGGGATCATCACCACGTCCGCCCCGCACGCCGCGATCCAACTCTTCTTCTCGCTGCTGGTGATCTATTTCTTCCTCAGCGGCTGGACCGGCATGCGCAAGCGCACCATCACCAGCCGCGGCAGTTTCGAAGGTGCGCTGACGACCGCCAGGGTCATCCAGCAGGTAGTAGATTCCACCTCGACCTACATCGGCACGATCAGCCTCATCAATGTCGCGCTGGGCGCGCTGACGGCGGTGACGGTGTGGGTCTTGGGCATGGATTCGCCGCTGATGTGGGGCGGTATCGTCGCAGTGCTGAACTTCATTCCCTATCTTGGCCCGATCGCATCGGCGTTGCTGCTGGGCATCGGGGGTTTGATGACCTTCGCCGACCCCTGGGCCGCGGTGCTACCGCCCGCGATTTTCATCGGCCTGCACGTCGTCGAGGCGAATGCGATCACGCCGTTCATCGTCGGCAAGCGCTTGACCATCAATCCCCTGCTGATCCTGGTGTCGCTGTCCTTCTGGGCGTGGGTGTGGGGGACGACCGGGGCGTTGCTGGCAGTCCCGCTGCTGATCATCATCAAGCAGATCTTCTCGGCCGCGGGCACGCCCGACATCGCCGGCTTCCTGTTCGAGGATGGAACGCTGACCCATGTCGGCGAGGATGAAGAAAAAGACGACTGA
- the tkt gene encoding transketolase → MPTQRRLANAIRALAMDAVQAANSGHPGMPMGMADAATALFTKHLKFDPADPKWPDRDRFVLSAGHGSMLIYALLNLTGYERPTMEDMRNFRQLHSPCAGHPESQELPGVEATTGPLGQGLAMAVGMAIAERHLNAVYGDDLVDHRTYVIAGDGCLMEGINHEAAGIAGHLKLGRLIVLWDDNKITIDGPTDLSRNEDILGRYEAMGWQTFECDGMDSAKVSKVIEEALEEEQKPSLIRCRTIIGFGAPNKQGTSATHGSPLGADEVAAARKELGWDLPPFEIPEDVAAAWKQAGARGAPERAAWAKRLEASGKRDEFLDRTAGKLDSGWLRPHLDKLIADKPTVATRKASEMALDAINAAIDATIGGSADLTPSNNTMTKNISVLDGANYGGRYIHYGIREFGMVAAMNGMALHGGVLPYGGTFLVFSDYARNAIRIGSLEKAKAVYVMTHDSIGLGEDGPTHQPIEHLQSLRAMPGLHVYRPADAVETAECWADALDKDGPSLLALSRQNLPALRTEAAGENLSAKGGYRLKAAEGQRKVILIATGSEVSLAVEVAKQLEAKGIGADVVSMPCTEAFDAQPAAYREDVLPDVSNREILRVSIEAGTTFGWERYTGLHGLKCGIDRFGASAPAEALYDYFGLTADKITAKVLDHMKVREIA, encoded by the coding sequence ATGCCGACTCAACGCCGACTCGCCAATGCCATTCGCGCCCTGGCGATGGATGCCGTTCAAGCCGCCAATTCCGGTCACCCGGGCATGCCGATGGGCATGGCCGACGCCGCGACCGCGCTGTTCACCAAGCATCTGAAATTTGATCCCGCGGACCCCAAATGGCCCGACCGCGACCGGTTCGTGCTGTCGGCCGGCCATGGATCGATGCTGATCTACGCGCTGCTCAACCTCACCGGTTACGAGCGGCCGACGATGGAAGACATGCGCAACTTCCGCCAGCTGCACAGCCCGTGCGCCGGTCACCCTGAAAGTCAGGAATTGCCCGGCGTCGAAGCGACCACCGGTCCGCTCGGGCAGGGCCTAGCAATGGCCGTGGGCATGGCGATCGCCGAACGCCACCTCAACGCCGTTTACGGCGACGACCTGGTCGATCATCGCACCTATGTCATCGCCGGCGACGGCTGCCTCATGGAAGGCATCAACCACGAAGCCGCCGGGATCGCAGGGCACCTGAAGCTGGGTCGCCTGATTGTGTTGTGGGACGACAACAAGATCACCATCGACGGACCCACCGACCTGTCGCGCAACGAGGATATCCTTGGCCGTTACGAGGCGATGGGCTGGCAGACCTTCGAATGCGACGGGATGGACAGCGCCAAGGTGTCCAAGGTGATCGAAGAGGCGCTGGAGGAAGAGCAGAAGCCCAGCCTGATCCGCTGCCGCACCATCATCGGCTTCGGTGCGCCGAACAAGCAGGGCACATCCGCGACGCACGGCTCGCCGCTCGGTGCCGACGAAGTCGCCGCCGCGCGCAAGGAATTGGGATGGGACCTGCCGCCGTTCGAAATCCCCGAGGACGTTGCCGCCGCCTGGAAGCAGGCCGGCGCCCGCGGCGCGCCCGAGCGGGCGGCCTGGGCCAAGCGACTTGAGGCGAGTGGCAAGAGGGACGAATTCCTCGACCGCACGGCCGGCAAGCTCGACTCCGGCTGGCTGCGGCCGCACCTCGACAAGCTGATCGCGGACAAGCCGACCGTCGCCACCCGCAAGGCATCCGAAATGGCGCTGGACGCGATCAACGCCGCGATCGATGCAACGATCGGCGGATCGGCGGACCTCACCCCGTCCAACAACACGATGACCAAGAACATCAGCGTGCTGGACGGTGCCAATTACGGCGGCCGCTACATCCACTACGGCATCCGCGAATTCGGCATGGTCGCGGCGATGAACGGCATGGCGCTGCATGGCGGCGTGCTGCCCTACGGCGGCACCTTCCTGGTGTTCAGCGACTATGCCCGCAACGCCATCCGCATCGGCAGCCTGGAAAAGGCCAAGGCGGTCTACGTCATGACTCACGATTCGATCGGTCTTGGCGAGGACGGACCGACCCACCAGCCGATCGAGCATCTGCAAAGCCTTCGCGCAATGCCGGGCCTTCATGTCTATCGTCCGGCCGACGCGGTCGAGACGGCGGAATGCTGGGCCGATGCGCTCGATAAAGACGGACCGAGCCTGCTTGCGCTGTCGCGCCAGAACCTGCCCGCGCTCCGCACCGAAGCGGCGGGCGAAAATCTGTCGGCCAAGGGTGGGTATCGCCTCAAGGCGGCGGAGGGGCAGCGCAAGGTCATCCTCATCGCCACCGGTAGCGAAGTCAGCCTGGCGGTAGAGGTTGCCAAGCAGCTCGAAGCCAAGGGCATTGGTGCGGACGTGGTGTCGATGCCCTGCACCGAAGCCTTCGACGCCCAGCCTGCCGCCTACCGTGAAGACGTCCTGCCCGACGTGTCGAACCGCGAGATCCTGCGCGTGTCGATCGAGGCCGGCACGACGTTTGGCTGGGAACGCTACACCGGCCTTCACGGCCTCAAATGCGGCATCGACCGCTTCGGCGCGTCGGCCCCGGCGGAAGCGCTCTACGACTATTTCGGACTCACTGCTGACAAGATCACCGCCAAGGTGCTCGACCATATGAAGGTAAGGGAAATCGCATGA
- a CDS encoding DUF2842 domain-containing protein, with protein MSEPSWRKPTGIFGILAYIAIWAIVVASLSGTVGSWPILLQALFYLAAGIVWIAPLKPVLKWMETGRFTD; from the coding sequence GTGAGCGAGCCGAGCTGGCGCAAGCCAACCGGTATTTTTGGAATCCTTGCGTATATCGCGATCTGGGCGATTGTTGTCGCGTCGCTGTCCGGCACCGTCGGCAGCTGGCCGATCCTGCTTCAGGCGCTGTTCTACCTGGCGGCCGGGATTGTGTGGATCGCGCCGCTCAAACCTGTGCTCAAGTGGATGGAAACAGGACGTTTCACAGACTGA
- a CDS encoding 5-formyltetrahydrofolate cyclo-ligase, with amino-acid sequence MSKPELRAAMREARKAFLLGLTTPERVTMERSLHAQLKPLLESAQVVGAYLPVGSEIDPLGAEFDMEKTAFPAFSSDPEGKIFRFRLGPPIAVGPHGIPQPGPMDPEVSPDLVLVPLIAVDGRGTRLGQGGGHYDRALARLKERGSRFIGLGWPMQRIDFDLPLESHDIALDGYASPAGLEMFR; translated from the coding sequence ATGTCCAAGCCCGAGCTGCGGGCAGCAATGCGCGAGGCGCGCAAGGCCTTCCTGTTGGGGCTAACGACGCCCGAACGCGTGACGATGGAACGGTCGCTCCATGCCCAGTTGAAGCCACTGCTCGAGTCGGCGCAGGTCGTCGGCGCCTATCTTCCGGTCGGCAGCGAAATCGACCCGCTGGGCGCCGAGTTCGACATGGAAAAGACGGCCTTTCCTGCCTTTTCCAGCGACCCGGAGGGCAAGATTTTCCGTTTCCGCCTCGGCCCGCCGATAGCTGTCGGGCCGCACGGCATTCCCCAGCCGGGTCCGATGGATCCCGAGGTGTCGCCCGACCTTGTCCTTGTGCCCCTCATCGCGGTCGACGGACGCGGAACACGGCTTGGACAGGGTGGCGGGCACTACGACCGCGCGCTCGCCCGGCTGAAGGAACGCGGCTCGCGCTTCATCGGTCTCGGCTGGCCAATGCAGCGGATCGACTTCGATCTCCCGCTCGAATCGCACGATATCGCCCTCGACGGTTACGCGTCTCCGGCCGGGCTGGAGATGTTCCGGTGA
- the thiE gene encoding thiamine phosphate synthase, producing the protein MNDPMFDDADDLSAFSPPERQHPCQLYLISPQDVGGAFPDRLKAAVADGGVAAFQLRVKGADSHELARLAEPLQRICADHEVAFIVNDSVSMAKRLDADGVHLGQKDGDPREARAILGPSKQIGVTCHASRHLAMEAGEAGADYVAFGAFYDTLTKPSEHRPHPSILSWWASLFEIPCVAIGGITPVNAAPLVAAGADFLAVCNAVWATDDPARAVREFAEAMAG; encoded by the coding sequence ATGAACGATCCCATGTTCGACGACGCCGACGATCTCAGCGCCTTCTCCCCGCCCGAGCGGCAGCATCCCTGCCAGCTCTATCTCATCAGCCCGCAGGACGTGGGCGGCGCATTTCCCGACAGGCTGAAGGCGGCCGTCGCGGACGGCGGGGTGGCGGCATTCCAGCTCAGGGTGAAGGGCGCCGACAGCCATGAACTCGCGCGCCTTGCCGAACCGCTGCAGCGCATCTGCGCCGATCATGAGGTCGCGTTCATCGTCAATGACAGCGTCAGCATGGCCAAGCGGCTGGATGCCGACGGCGTCCACTTGGGCCAGAAGGACGGCGACCCGCGAGAGGCGCGTGCGATCCTGGGACCGTCGAAGCAGATCGGCGTCACCTGCCACGCCAGCCGTCACCTGGCGATGGAAGCGGGGGAGGCGGGGGCCGACTATGTCGCCTTCGGTGCCTTCTACGATACGCTGACCAAGCCCAGCGAGCATCGTCCGCATCCATCGATCCTGAGCTGGTGGGCCTCATTGTTCGAAATTCCATGCGTCGCCATCGGCGGGATCACGCCCGTTAATGCCGCACCTTTGGTCGCGGCGGGGGCAGACTTCCTCGCGGTGTGCAATGCGGTGTGGGCCACTGACGATCCGGCACGGGCGGTCCGCGAATTTGCCGAGGCCATGGCCGGGTGA
- a CDS encoding MOSC domain-containing protein, with protein sequence MGRLIGIARRQRPKAPMETLEVGEIRPGFGVCGDFRGALKQGRNKREVTVMALEDWQAATNELGKPWLDWWDRRANLLTESVKLPRRKGALIRIEGGAVLEVTGETDPCDRMEAVAEGLRAALTPDWRGGVTTRVLEGGPISIGVAVEIDE encoded by the coding sequence ATGGGGCGGCTCATCGGCATTGCGCGTCGCCAGCGGCCCAAGGCGCCGATGGAGACGCTCGAGGTCGGCGAGATCCGCCCCGGGTTCGGGGTCTGCGGTGACTTTCGCGGCGCGCTCAAACAGGGTCGCAACAAGCGCGAAGTCACCGTCATGGCGCTGGAAGACTGGCAGGCCGCCACCAACGAGCTAGGCAAGCCCTGGCTCGACTGGTGGGACCGGCGCGCCAACCTTTTGACCGAGAGCGTGAAGCTGCCCCGGCGCAAAGGGGCGCTGATCCGGATCGAGGGCGGTGCGGTGCTGGAAGTGACCGGCGAAACCGATCCATGCGACCGGATGGAAGCGGTAGCGGAGGGGCTTCGCGCCGCCCTGACGCCCGACTGGCGGGGCGGGGTGACGACCCGGGTTTTGGAAGGCGGGCCGATCAGCATCGGCGTCGCCGTGGAGATTGACGAATGA
- a CDS encoding DUF805 domain-containing protein: protein MPLFQSAMMTLRKYFEFNGRASRQEFWYFFFFCVLAQMVARLVDSLLFGFGAMPGPIAGLTGLLLFMPQVAVTVRRLHDVGRSGREAILPFALLFAMPFVVIFGGFIGRIIQLGFVGVTLLLFANLLVLLTKQGSSIPNKYGASPKAFSFAK, encoded by the coding sequence ATGCCGCTGTTTCAATCGGCCATGATGACGCTTCGTAAATATTTTGAATTCAACGGCCGCGCGTCGCGCCAGGAATTTTGGTATTTCTTCTTTTTCTGCGTCCTCGCCCAGATGGTCGCGCGGCTGGTCGACAGCCTGCTGTTCGGCTTCGGTGCCATGCCGGGCCCGATCGCCGGCCTGACCGGCCTGCTGCTGTTCATGCCGCAGGTTGCAGTCACCGTCCGCCGGCTCCACGACGTGGGTCGCAGCGGCCGTGAAGCGATTCTTCCGTTCGCACTGCTGTTCGCGATGCCATTTGTCGTAATCTTCGGCGGGTTCATTGGCCGGATCATCCAGCTTGGCTTCGTCGGCGTCACGCTCTTGCTGTTCGCCAACCTGCTCGTCCTGCTCACCAAGCAGGGAAGCAGCATCCCGAACAAATATGGCGCGAGTCCCAAGGCCTTTTCGTTCGCGAAATAA
- a CDS encoding fructose bisphosphate aldolase gives MRATIAKGDGFIAALDQSGGSTPKALAGYGVDASEYSTDEEMFGLIHQMRSRIIKSPSFASGKVIGAILFERTMDGSVDGVSVPQALIDRGIVPFIKIDKGLEDEANGVQLMKPMPGLDALLSRSKALGVFGTKERSVINAANPEGIAAAVRQQFEVAEQVLAHGMVPIIEPEVNIKSADRAQSDVILRDEILKALDDVSAPVMLKLSIPAEANLFAPLVDHPKVLKVVALSGGFSRAEACAELAKNRGMIASFSRALLSDLRAQQSDAEFDATLGEAIDEIAAASVAG, from the coding sequence ATGCGTGCGACCATTGCCAAGGGCGACGGCTTCATCGCCGCGCTCGACCAGTCGGGTGGTTCGACGCCTAAGGCGCTGGCCGGGTACGGCGTCGACGCGAGCGAATATTCGACCGACGAGGAAATGTTCGGCCTCATCCACCAGATGCGCAGCCGCATCATCAAGTCGCCCAGCTTCGCCAGCGGCAAGGTGATCGGCGCGATCCTGTTCGAACGGACGATGGACGGCAGCGTCGACGGCGTGTCGGTCCCGCAGGCGCTGATCGACCGCGGCATCGTGCCGTTCATCAAGATCGACAAGGGCCTGGAAGACGAAGCCAATGGCGTCCAGCTGATGAAGCCGATGCCCGGTCTCGACGCGTTGTTGTCGCGGTCGAAGGCGCTGGGCGTGTTCGGCACCAAGGAACGCTCGGTCATCAATGCCGCCAACCCGGAAGGCATTGCGGCGGCGGTGCGCCAGCAGTTCGAGGTTGCCGAGCAGGTGCTGGCCCATGGCATGGTCCCGATCATCGAGCCGGAAGTGAACATCAAGAGCGCCGACCGCGCGCAGTCTGACGTGATCCTGCGCGACGAAATCCTCAAGGCGCTGGACGATGTGTCGGCGCCGGTGATGCTCAAGCTGTCAATCCCGGCCGAAGCCAATTTGTTCGCACCACTGGTCGATCATCCCAAGGTGCTGAAGGTCGTCGCACTGTCGGGCGGTTTCAGCCGTGCCGAGGCTTGCGCCGAGCTGGCCAAGAACCGCGGCATGATCGCGAGTTTCAGCCGCGCGCTGTTGAGCGACCTGCGCGCGCAGCAGAGCGATGCCGAATTCGACGCGACGCTTGGCGAAGCGATCGACGAGATCGCTGCTGCGTCGGTCGCCGGCTAA
- a CDS encoding phosphoglycerate kinase, whose amino-acid sequence MSFKTLDDLPGDLSGKRVLVRVDLNVPMVDGAISDDTRLRAAVPTIVDLADKGAKVLLLSHFGRPKGQKRPDMSTALLVQPLTELTGKSVRFIEDCAGPEAERAVSIMLPGSVGILENTRFHVGEEKNDPALARGMAALGDYYVNDAFSAAHRAHASTEGVAHLLPSFAGRAMEAELRALEAALGSPERPVAAVVGGAKVSTKLAVLGHLVGKVDHLIIGGGMANTFLAARGVDVGKSLCEKDLIGEAEAIFERADEAGCTIHLPYDVVVSREFAANPPSLRTCNVHEVAADEMILDVGPAAVEALADALKTCRTLVWNGPLGAFEIPPFDTATVALARTAAALTQDGSLVSVAGGGDTVSALNHAGVANDFTFVSTAGGAFLEWMEGRVLPGVGALGA is encoded by the coding sequence ATGAGTTTCAAGACGCTCGACGACCTGCCTGGCGACCTCAGTGGCAAGCGCGTGCTGGTGCGCGTCGATCTCAACGTGCCGATGGTCGATGGCGCGATCAGCGACGACACGCGCCTGCGCGCTGCCGTGCCGACGATCGTCGATCTGGCGGACAAGGGCGCCAAGGTGCTGCTTCTGTCGCACTTCGGCCGGCCCAAGGGGCAGAAGCGGCCCGATATGTCGACCGCTCTGCTGGTCCAGCCGCTGACCGAACTGACCGGCAAGTCGGTGCGTTTCATCGAAGATTGCGCCGGACCCGAAGCCGAACGCGCGGTGTCGATCATGCTGCCGGGCTCGGTCGGCATCCTGGAAAACACCCGCTTCCATGTCGGCGAGGAAAAGAACGACCCGGCGCTGGCGCGGGGAATGGCGGCGCTCGGCGACTATTATGTCAACGACGCCTTTTCCGCCGCACACCGCGCCCACGCGTCGACCGAAGGCGTGGCCCATCTGCTGCCGAGCTTTGCGGGACGCGCAATGGAAGCCGAGCTGAGGGCGCTCGAAGCCGCGCTGGGCTCGCCCGAGCGGCCGGTGGCGGCCGTCGTCGGCGGGGCCAAGGTCTCGACCAAGCTGGCGGTGCTGGGCCATCTGGTCGGCAAGGTCGACCATCTGATCATCGGCGGCGGCATGGCCAACACCTTCCTTGCCGCGCGCGGGGTCGATGTCGGCAAGTCGCTGTGCGAGAAAGATTTGATCGGCGAAGCCGAAGCCATTTTCGAACGCGCCGACGAAGCGGGCTGCACCATCCACCTCCCCTATGACGTGGTGGTCTCCAGGGAATTCGCGGCCAATCCGCCGAGCCTGCGGACCTGCAACGTCCACGAAGTCGCGGCGGACGAAATGATCCTCGACGTCGGCCCTGCCGCGGTCGAGGCGCTGGCCGATGCGCTCAAGACGTGCCGGACGCTGGTGTGGAACGGTCCGCTCGGCGCCTTCGAAATCCCGCCGTTCGACACGGCCACGGTCGCGCTGGCACGCACGGCGGCGGCGCTGACCCAGGACGGCAGCCTGGTTTCGGTCGCGGGCGGCGGCGATACCGTGTCGGCGCTCAATCATGCCGGCGTGGCCAATGACTTCACCTTTGTGTCGACGGCGGGCGGGGCATTTCTGGAGTGGATGGAAGGCCGCGTGTTGCCGGGGGTCGGGGCGCTCGGCGCCTGA
- a CDS encoding TlpA family protein disulfide reductase, with product MLRFSPFVLSAALAIASSAYAAVPSVGASAAGNVFNLDNGQKLAVDDLKGMVVVVTYWAEGCKACDDQVKLVDYYARRTPNVGLVALLAPVDVTAPGIVRGAARGTSLYPVRSVGGWLEPMDAAPTTYVIDRRGQVRFAGTGVMSIEKLNEVLMPVIREPQPPM from the coding sequence ATGCTGCGTTTCAGCCCTTTCGTCTTGTCCGCCGCGCTGGCGATCGCCAGCTCCGCCTACGCCGCCGTGCCGAGCGTGGGCGCATCGGCCGCCGGCAATGTCTTCAACCTCGACAATGGGCAAAAACTGGCAGTCGACGACCTCAAGGGAATGGTCGTGGTAGTCACCTATTGGGCGGAAGGTTGCAAGGCGTGCGACGACCAAGTGAAACTGGTCGACTATTATGCGCGAAGGACGCCGAACGTCGGGCTGGTGGCACTCCTTGCCCCGGTTGACGTAACGGCGCCCGGCATCGTCCGCGGCGCGGCGCGCGGGACCAGCCTCTACCCCGTCCGGTCCGTCGGCGGCTGGCTGGAACCGATGGACGCGGCGCCGACGACCTATGTCATCGACCGCCGCGGCCAGGTCCGCTTTGCCGGCACCGGCGTCATGAGCATCGAAAAGCTGAACGAAGTGCTGATGCCGGTCATCCGGGAGCCGCAACCGCCGATGTGA
- the gap gene encoding type I glyceraldehyde-3-phosphate dehydrogenase produces the protein MTTKVAINGFGRIGRLVARAILSRDDHDLELVAINDLADAKANAMLFKRDSVHGPFAGDVSAEGDEMIVNGKRIKVTAERDPAKLPHAAMGVDIALECTGFFTDKEGGQKHLDAGAKRVLISAPAKGADLTVVYGVNHDKLTADHKIVSNASCTTNCLAPVAKVLNDAIGIERGLMTTIHAYTNDQKILDQIHSDMRRARAAGMSMIPTTTGAARAVGEVLPELKGKLDGSAVRVPTPNVSLVDLTFTPGRDTTKEEVNKLLHDAAKGALKGVLDYTDEPLVSIDLNGAPASSTVDSLETAVIDGKLVRVVSWYDNEWGFSNRMVDTAGAIAKLI, from the coding sequence ATGACCACCAAGGTTGCCATCAACGGCTTCGGCCGCATCGGACGTCTTGTCGCCCGCGCCATTTTGAGCCGCGACGACCATGACCTGGAGCTGGTCGCGATCAACGACCTGGCCGACGCCAAGGCCAATGCGATGCTGTTCAAGCGCGACAGCGTCCACGGTCCGTTCGCGGGTGACGTCAGCGCTGAGGGCGACGAAATGATCGTCAACGGCAAGCGCATCAAGGTGACCGCCGAACGCGATCCGGCCAAGCTGCCGCACGCCGCCATGGGCGTCGACATCGCGCTGGAATGCACCGGCTTCTTCACCGACAAGGAAGGCGGCCAGAAACATCTCGATGCGGGTGCCAAGCGCGTCCTTATCTCGGCCCCGGCCAAGGGCGCGGACCTGACCGTCGTTTATGGCGTCAACCACGACAAGCTGACCGCCGATCACAAGATCGTGTCGAACGCGTCGTGCACCACCAATTGCCTGGCACCGGTGGCCAAGGTCCTCAACGATGCGATCGGCATCGAGCGCGGCCTGATGACCACCATCCACGCCTACACCAACGACCAGAAGATCCTCGACCAAATCCATTCCGACATGCGCCGCGCGCGCGCGGCGGGGATGTCGATGATCCCGACCACCACCGGCGCGGCCCGCGCGGTGGGCGAAGTGCTGCCCGAACTGAAGGGCAAGCTCGACGGGTCGGCGGTGCGCGTGCCGACCCCGAACGTCAGCCTGGTCGACCTCACCTTCACCCCGGGTCGCGACACGACCAAGGAAGAAGTGAACAAGCTCCTCCATGACGCGGCCAAGGGCGCGCTGAAGGGCGTGCTCGACTACACCGATGAACCGCTCGTTTCGATCGACCTCAACGGCGCGCCGGCCAGCTCCACGGTCGACAGCCTCGAAACCGCGGTGATCGACGGCAAGCTGGTTCGCGTCGTCAGCTGGTACGACAATGAATGGGGTTTCTCGAACCGCATGGTCGATACGGCGGGCGCAATCGCCAAGCTGATCTGA